Proteins co-encoded in one Candidatus Thiodictyon syntrophicum genomic window:
- a CDS encoding YajQ family cyclic di-GMP-binding protein gives MPSFDIVSEIDLQEVRNAVDQANREIATRFDFKGVKAHFELSDEQIMMTAEQEFQLQQMMDILRQKLVKRAVDLKALDPQDPAVTLSTARQEVRLKQGVDTETAKSMVKRVKGSKLKVQAQIQGDQVRITGKNRDDLQEAIALLRAEDWGLPIKVSNFRD, from the coding sequence ATGCCTTCGTTTGACATCGTATCCGAGATCGACCTTCAGGAGGTCCGTAACGCGGTCGATCAAGCCAACCGGGAGATTGCGACCCGGTTCGACTTCAAGGGCGTCAAGGCGCATTTCGAGCTATCCGACGAACAGATCATGATGACTGCCGAGCAGGAGTTCCAACTCCAGCAGATGATGGATATTCTGCGTCAGAAGCTGGTCAAGCGCGCGGTCGACCTCAAGGCCCTGGACCCCCAGGACCCTGCGGTGACACTCAGTACCGCGCGCCAGGAGGTCCGCCTCAAACAGGGCGTGGACACTGAAACCGCCAAGTCGATGGTCAAGCGTGTCAAGGGCAGCAAACTCAAGGTCCAGGCGCAGATCCAAGGGGACCAGGTGCGGATCACCGGAAAAAACCGCGATGACCTCCAGGAGGCTATCGCCCTGTTGCGTGCAGAGGACTGGGGGTTGCCGATAAAAGTCAGCAATTTTAGAGACTGA
- a CDS encoding DsbC family protein, which yields MHSPRLIVAAVLWLAAGSLLAAPEDNIRAALTKVIPGIKITSIAPSPVKGLFEVLVGTQMMYVTADGRYFVDGRIVDLTSREDLTEPRLSGARKQLVDGLGESQMVIFEPAGEAKHTVTVFTDIECGYCRKLHGQIAEYGKEGIRVRYLFFPRAGKGSPAYQEAVSVWCAGDAAARRAALTDAKAGKSVEEKTCDNPVDAHMAAGEELGLRGTPAILTDTGELIPGYVEPKRLAAQLAAGPASGAGTASGNVR from the coding sequence ATGCACAGCCCCCGCTTGATCGTCGCCGCCGTCCTGTGGCTTGCCGCCGGCAGCCTGCTCGCCGCGCCTGAAGACAATATTCGCGCCGCCCTGACCAAGGTCATCCCCGGTATCAAGATCACGAGTATCGCGCCGTCGCCGGTGAAGGGTCTCTTCGAGGTCCTGGTCGGAACCCAGATGATGTATGTCACGGCAGACGGCCGCTATTTCGTGGACGGGCGCATCGTCGACCTCACCAGCCGGGAGGACCTAACCGAGCCCCGCCTGTCCGGCGCGCGCAAGCAACTGGTGGACGGCCTGGGCGAGTCCCAGATGGTGATCTTCGAGCCCGCGGGCGAGGCCAAGCACACGGTCACGGTCTTCACGGACATCGAGTGCGGCTACTGCCGCAAACTCCACGGTCAGATCGCGGAGTACGGCAAGGAGGGCATCCGCGTGCGCTATCTCTTCTTCCCGCGCGCCGGTAAGGGCAGCCCGGCCTACCAGGAGGCCGTCTCGGTGTGGTGTGCGGGCGATGCGGCGGCGCGCCGCGCCGCCCTGACGGACGCCAAGGCCGGCAAGAGCGTCGAAGAAAAGACCTGTGACAACCCGGTGGATGCCCACATGGCGGCGGGCGAGGAACTCGGCCTGCGCGGTACCCCGGCCATCCTCACCGACACCGGCGAATTGATTCCGGGCTATGTGGAGCCCAAGCGGCTGGCCGCGCAGTTGGCTGCCGGGCCCGCGAGCGGCGCCGGCACGGCAAGCGGCAACGTCCGCTGA
- a CDS encoding PP2C family protein-serine/threonine phosphatase: MWAYKLEYAWRTDRGRVRTRNEDAVTVHADMGLVVVADGVGGASAGEVASRLAADTIRERFKRQALPRTDADKARLLTEAAVEEANRAVWQLSQTKTDCVGMGTTVVLGFAGADWLAYANVGDSRLYRLRGERLEQLSHDHSFIQEVVDQGFFRTLEDARHYGIGDNILTRALGSSAEVRVYSGVSDLQTGDIYLFCTDGLTGMVPVDWLRQILVAAGKSELGPAAEALVRLANERGGTDNITLALLRVGERPAEDAPDGPVPVGAP; the protein is encoded by the coding sequence ATGTGGGCCTATAAGCTGGAATATGCCTGGCGAACTGATCGCGGGCGCGTGCGCACGCGCAATGAAGACGCGGTCACCGTCCACGCCGACATGGGTCTGGTGGTGGTGGCCGACGGGGTCGGCGGGGCCAGCGCCGGGGAGGTCGCGAGCCGGCTCGCCGCCGACACGATTCGCGAGCGTTTCAAACGCCAGGCCCTGCCGCGGACCGATGCCGACAAGGCGCGGTTGCTGACCGAGGCGGCGGTGGAGGAGGCCAATCGGGCCGTCTGGCAATTGTCCCAGACCAAGACCGATTGTGTCGGCATGGGGACCACCGTGGTCTTGGGCTTTGCCGGTGCGGACTGGCTGGCCTATGCCAACGTGGGCGATTCGCGCCTGTACCGCCTGCGCGGTGAACGCCTGGAGCAACTCTCCCATGACCACTCGTTCATTCAGGAGGTGGTCGACCAAGGTTTCTTCCGCACCCTGGAGGACGCCCGGCACTACGGCATCGGGGACAACATCCTGACCCGCGCCCTGGGTTCGTCCGCCGAGGTCCGTGTGTACTCGGGCGTCTCGGATCTGCAGACCGGCGACATCTACCTCTTCTGCACCGACGGACTCACCGGCATGGTGCCGGTGGATTGGCTTCGGCAGATCCTGGTCGCCGCCGGCAAGAGCGAACTGGGTCCCGCCGCCGAGGCCTTGGTCCGACTCGCCAACGAGCGTGGCGGGACCGACAACATCACGCTGGCCCTGTTGCGGGTCGGCGAGCGGCCTGCTGAAGATGCGCCGGATGGCCCGGTACCGGTGGGGGCGCCTTAG
- a CDS encoding chromate resistance protein ChrB domain-containing protein, translating into MTCALVVWCTAAAPLRAAGQVYSTWDTLEPDKCASIWLIKRHIDARAIFRFYPHGVTIDEGIAFDTPDAKFRRYHNKSTFETLLEHHRLTDPKLRYVGRLIHDIEVNIWERKALAETHEREAALQALLAAADAERSVDLCIDYFDRLSNGASVDAAAP; encoded by the coding sequence TTGACCTGCGCTCTGGTGGTCTGGTGCACCGCTGCGGCGCCGCTGCGCGCCGCGGGCCAGGTCTATAGCACCTGGGATACCTTGGAGCCTGACAAGTGCGCATCCATCTGGCTCATCAAGCGGCATATCGATGCGCGTGCCATCTTTCGCTTTTATCCGCACGGTGTGACGATCGACGAAGGCATTGCGTTCGACACGCCCGACGCGAAATTTCGGCGTTACCATAACAAATCGACATTCGAGACGCTGCTTGAACATCACCGGCTTACTGACCCGAAGCTCAGGTACGTCGGGCGCTTGATTCACGATATCGAAGTGAATATCTGGGAGCGCAAAGCGCTTGCGGAAACGCACGAGCGGGAGGCCGCGCTACAGGCCTTGTTGGCGGCGGCCGATGCGGAGCGGTCAGTTGATTTGTGTATCGACTATTTCGACCGGTTGAGCAATGGTGCGTCAGTGGACGCGGCAGCGCCGTGA
- a CDS encoding ABC transporter ATP-binding protein, giving the protein MIRVAAVTKRFGQVPAADGISLVLDRSETLVVLGPSGGGKSTLLRLIAGLEAPDEGEIAINGARVSSSCHLVEPHRRGLSMIFQDLALWPHLSAFGNVAFGLQGHGQSRAAVCATVSEALDRVALSGHRKRYPHQLSGGERQRLAIARALAGSPPYLLMDEPFSSLDPLLKRQMISLLKDLRASLGLGVLYVTHNLDEALALGDRILLMSRGRAVGALNQEQVASLTQPDLLKWYEACVAAEVYS; this is encoded by the coding sequence ATGATCCGGGTTGCGGCGGTTACGAAGCGGTTCGGGCAAGTGCCGGCGGCCGACGGCATATCGCTCGTGCTCGACCGGTCCGAGACGCTCGTTGTGTTGGGGCCTTCCGGCGGCGGTAAGTCGACGCTGCTGCGGCTCATCGCGGGGCTGGAGGCGCCGGATGAGGGGGAGATTGCGATCAACGGGGCCCGTGTGAGTTCCTCCTGCCATCTGGTGGAGCCCCACCGCAGGGGCCTAAGCATGATTTTTCAGGACCTGGCGCTATGGCCTCACCTGAGTGCCTTCGGCAACGTCGCCTTTGGTCTGCAGGGTCACGGGCAGTCGCGTGCGGCGGTCTGCGCAACGGTGTCAGAGGCGCTGGACCGGGTGGCTCTGTCCGGGCACCGGAAGCGTTATCCCCACCAACTGTCGGGGGGCGAGCGCCAGCGCCTTGCCATTGCGCGGGCACTGGCGGGGAGTCCGCCTTACCTGTTGATGGACGAGCCGTTCAGCAGCCTTGATCCCTTGCTGAAGCGGCAGATGATCAGCTTATTGAAGGACCTGCGGGCGAGCCTTGGGCTGGGTGTGCTCTACGTGACACACAACCTGGACGAGGCGCTTGCACTGGGGGATCGGATCCTGCTCATGAGTCGGGGTCGCGCGGTGGGTGCATTGAATCAGGAACAGGTTGCCTCTCTCACTCAGCCGGACTTGCTCAAATGGTACGAAGCGTGCGTTGCAGCCGAAGTGTATTCTTGA